The following are encoded together in the Vibrio splendidus genome:
- a CDS encoding DUF2850 domain-containing protein: MQQAPATKNKIDEITQSLYSEAEQRNQSKLKRKIIERCLMVLALVGSFAVVSLFGDVLSRVQDAATPDNLIYGTWVEQDVAHYATDEFRLNANGVSVRGSVVSTSFDFDGNYFEYKAGDKTYRFRMTNSDNTEMVLDSDNHYNPVFRLKGHIENSVR, from the coding sequence ATGCAACAAGCTCCAGCAACAAAGAACAAGATCGATGAGATTACCCAAAGCCTCTACAGTGAAGCTGAGCAACGCAATCAATCTAAGTTGAAGCGTAAGATTATTGAACGCTGTTTAATGGTTTTAGCTTTGGTGGGATCGTTTGCTGTGGTTTCCTTGTTCGGTGATGTGCTTTCCCGAGTACAAGATGCGGCAACGCCCGACAATCTGATATACGGTACGTGGGTAGAGCAGGACGTTGCACATTATGCGACGGACGAGTTTCGACTAAACGCTAATGGCGTGTCAGTGCGTGGATCTGTTGTTTCGACGAGTTTTGACTTTGATGGTAACTACTTCGAATATAAAGCGGGTGATAAAACCTATCGCTTCCGCATGACCAATTCTGACAACACAGAAATGGTGCTCGATTCTGATAATCACTACAATCCCGTCTTCCGCCTTAAAGGCCATATCGAGAACTCAGTCCGATAG
- the argA gene encoding amino-acid N-acetyltransferase produces the protein MKLRSTALVKGFRQSTPYVNAHRGKTMVIMLGGEAVADRNFGNIISDIALLHSLGVKIVLVHGARPQINQLLARQDCHTPYHKNIRVTDEYSLGVAMQAAGQLQLAITARLSMSLNNTPMAGTQLNVMSGNFITAQPLGVDDGTDYCHSGRIRRIDIEGINRTLDQGSIVLLGPIASSVTGESFNLLSEEVATQVAIRLKADKLIGFCSEQGVTDESGNVLAELFPKDAKQILERLTESQNPKEDMSTGTLRFLKGAISACRAGVPRCHLISYKVDGALIQELFSFDGIGTQVVMASAEQVRQAQIDDIGGIFDLIRPLEEQGILVRRSREQLEQEIYRFTIIEKDGLIIGCAALYAYPEDHMAEMACVAIHSDYRDGNRGQLLLDYMRHQSKSRDIDQIFVLTTHSLHWFREQGFYEIGVDELPMEKQGLYNYQRNSKILALNV, from the coding sequence GTGAAATTAAGAAGTACAGCGCTAGTAAAAGGTTTCAGACAATCAACCCCTTACGTGAACGCTCACCGTGGCAAAACCATGGTTATTATGCTTGGTGGCGAAGCCGTTGCCGATAGAAACTTTGGCAACATAATTAGCGATATAGCCTTACTCCACAGCCTTGGGGTAAAAATTGTTCTCGTTCACGGAGCAAGACCACAGATCAACCAACTATTAGCAAGGCAAGATTGCCACACGCCTTACCATAAGAATATTAGAGTTACTGACGAATATTCTTTAGGTGTCGCGATGCAGGCTGCTGGCCAACTACAACTTGCCATCACAGCTCGACTTTCAATGAGTCTAAACAACACCCCGATGGCAGGCACTCAACTCAATGTAATGAGTGGTAACTTCATTACCGCTCAGCCGCTAGGTGTCGATGATGGTACGGATTATTGCCACAGCGGGCGTATTCGTCGAATAGACATCGAAGGGATTAATCGCACACTTGACCAAGGTTCTATCGTCCTTCTTGGGCCTATTGCTAGCTCCGTGACTGGCGAAAGCTTTAATCTGCTTTCTGAAGAGGTCGCAACCCAAGTTGCTATTCGTTTAAAGGCCGACAAGCTGATTGGTTTTTGTTCAGAGCAAGGGGTAACCGATGAAAGCGGTAATGTACTCGCCGAACTCTTCCCTAAAGACGCCAAGCAAATTCTAGAACGCTTAACGGAATCTCAGAACCCTAAAGAAGATATGAGCACTGGTACGTTACGCTTCTTAAAAGGTGCTATCTCTGCTTGTCGTGCTGGAGTGCCTCGTTGTCATCTAATCAGCTACAAAGTGGATGGCGCATTAATTCAAGAGCTATTCTCTTTTGATGGTATTGGCACCCAAGTGGTCATGGCAAGTGCCGAGCAAGTAAGACAAGCTCAGATTGATGATATCGGTGGCATCTTTGACCTCATTCGTCCACTGGAAGAACAAGGCATCTTAGTTCGCCGTTCAAGAGAACAGTTAGAGCAAGAGATCTATCGCTTTACCATTATCGAAAAAGACGGCCTAATTATTGGTTGCGCTGCGCTATACGCGTATCCAGAAGACCACATGGCAGAGATGGCCTGTGTTGCTATCCACTCAGACTATCGCGATGGAAACCGTGGCCAGTTACTGCTGGATTACATGCGCCATCAATCAAAATCTCGTGATATCGACCAGATCTTTGTCCTTACTACGCACAGCCTTCACTGGTTCCGTGAGCAGGGGTTTTACGAGATAGGCGTGGACGAGTTACCGATGGAAAAACAAGGGCTATACAACTATCAGAGAAACTCAAAAATCTTAGCGCTAAACGTATAA
- the mltA gene encoding murein transglycosylase A codes for MTLVIKKWLPLVAASFLFGCAQPTDLAQQHLDDEFSRTLNKVDQVESNKPRDYTAFAEQAEMVVSKSPSMAKIYEPLYQQLNEWAMQSGDPSELANFGVQTAQLGGGDKQGNVLFTGYFSPVMELRHEASEEYRFPVYGLPECDKECPTREEIYNGALEGQGLELGYSANRIDPFMMEVQGSGFVHFGDDDTLQYFAYAGKNNKAYVSIGRVLIERGLVPREKMSLKAIKEWVLANDPEVVKELLEQNPSFVFFSARDDLSVMGSAGIPLLPMAAVAGDRSILPMGTPILAEVPLLNADGTWSGAHQLRLLLVLDTGGAVKQNHLDLYHGMGPRAGTEAGHYKHFGRVWKLGLDGSATEAPWALPPEKVE; via the coding sequence ATGACTCTTGTGATTAAAAAATGGCTTCCCCTTGTCGCTGCCTCTTTCTTATTTGGCTGTGCTCAACCGACTGATCTTGCTCAACAACACCTTGATGACGAATTTTCTCGCACCTTAAATAAGGTCGATCAGGTTGAATCCAATAAACCAAGAGACTACACCGCATTTGCAGAGCAAGCTGAAATGGTGGTTTCTAAATCCCCTTCGATGGCTAAAATCTATGAGCCGCTTTATCAGCAACTCAATGAGTGGGCGATGCAAAGTGGAGATCCAAGCGAGCTCGCTAACTTTGGCGTTCAAACTGCTCAATTGGGCGGTGGTGATAAGCAAGGCAACGTTTTGTTCACGGGGTACTTTTCTCCCGTAATGGAGCTACGCCACGAAGCGAGTGAAGAATACCGTTTCCCTGTTTATGGACTTCCAGAGTGCGATAAAGAGTGTCCAACCCGCGAAGAGATCTACAACGGTGCATTAGAAGGTCAGGGCCTTGAGTTAGGTTACTCGGCGAACCGTATCGATCCCTTTATGATGGAAGTGCAGGGCAGTGGATTCGTGCATTTCGGTGATGACGATACGTTGCAGTATTTCGCATACGCAGGTAAGAACAATAAAGCTTACGTGAGCATTGGCCGTGTTCTGATTGAACGAGGCTTAGTTCCACGCGAAAAAATGTCACTGAAAGCAATCAAAGAGTGGGTATTGGCAAACGATCCTGAAGTAGTCAAAGAGCTGCTTGAGCAAAACCCATCATTCGTTTTCTTTAGTGCTAGAGATGATTTGTCAGTAATGGGTAGCGCCGGGATTCCTTTATTACCTATGGCGGCAGTCGCGGGTGATCGCTCTATATTGCCTATGGGGACGCCAATTCTGGCTGAGGTTCCATTACTGAATGCCGATGGTACTTGGAGCGGTGCGCACCAACTCAGACTGTTACTGGTTTTGGATACCGGTGGCGCAGTTAAGCAGAACCATTTAGATCTCTACCACGGTATGGGGCCAAGAGCGGGAACTGAAGCGGGTCATTACAAGCATTTTGGTCGTGTATGGAAGCTTGGCTTAGATGGCAGTGCAACCGAAGCGCCTTGGGCTTTACCTCCTGAAAAGGTCGAGTAA